ATTTTCTGAGGAGAAGTCGGAACATTGTTTAATTTAGCTACTGCTTCCATTTCTATGATTTCGGATTTCGGATTTGGGATTTTGGATTATTTGGATTGTTAGAACTTTTCCTTCAACCCGCAATCCACCGTCCACTATCCCCTATTACCTTTTGCCTTTATCTTTTTTTGCGATGTGACCTCGGAAATTGCGAGTTGGAGCAAATTCACCAAGTTTATGTCCAACCATGTTTTCTGTAACATATACTGGGATAAACTTGTTGCCGTTATGCACTGCGAAAGTGTGTCCAACGAAGTCAGGAGAAATCATTGAACGTCTTGACCAAGTTTTGATAACTGACTTTTTGCCTGAATCATTCATAGCAACCACCTTGTTGTCAAGGCGATAGTCAATATAAGGTCCTTTTTTTAATGAACGTGCCATCTATCTATTTTTTCTTTCTACTGATGATTAGACGATTTGAATCCTTTTTCTTGTCGCGAGTTTTCTTACCTTTCGCTAACAAGCCTGTGCGTGAGCGTGGGTGACCACCAGAAGAACGGCCTTCACCACCACCCATTGGGTGATCTACTGGGTTCATTACTACACCACGAACTCTTGGACGGCGGCCTAACCAACGGTGACGACCAGCTTTACCCAAGTTTGTGTTCATGTGATCTGCATTTGATACAGAACCTACCGTTGCCAAACAGTTTGCTAAAACCATACGCATTTCACCTGAAGGCAATTTCAATGTAGCATATTTGCTATCACGAGCCAACAACTGAGCGTAAGTACCAGCAGAACGAGCTAACTCAGCACCACCACGAGGGCGAAGCTCAATAGCGTGTACAATTGTACCTACTGGAATACTCGACAAAGGCATTGTATTTCCCACTTCTGGAGCTGCACTTGCACTTGATATCACAGATTGACCTACTTTCAAACCTGTAGGAGCAATGATATAAGATTTTTCTCCGTCAGCATACTCGATCAGAGCAATACGTGCTGTACGGTTTGGATCGTATTCAATTGTCAAAACTGTAGCTTCAACATCGAATTTGTCACGATAGAAGTCGATCAAACGGTAACGACGTTTGTGACCACCACCGATGTAACGCATAGCACGATGTCCTAAGTTGTTACGACCACCTGTTCTTTTAATTGGAGCCAACAACGGTTTATACGGTTTCGAAGTAGTAATCTCTTCGAAAGTTGGAGCGATACGTTGACGTTGACCCGGAGATGTTGGTTTTAATTTTCTAACTGCCATTTCTCTTTTTGTTCAAATTATCGGGGTGAACACCCATAAATGTTAATTTGAAAATCTGAATGATTGAATTGTTGATTATGTATCAAACAATCCGAATTAATCTATCTTCAAATTGGTTTTAGATTCCTTCATAGAAATCGATTACTTCGCCTTTAGCTACTGTAACGATTGCTTTCTTGAATGTTGAAGTATAACCAGATGTAATCTTAGTTTTTGTACTTCTTGATTTTTTCTTACCGAACTGACGAAGAGTATTTACAGATGTTACGTCAACTCCGTACATTTTCTTGATTTCTTTAGCGATTTCAATCTTGTTTGATTTTCCCGCTACTTCAAAAACGTACTGACCGCCCTTCTGCAAATCCTGAGTTTTCTCAGTAAGAATTGGTCTTTTGATAATGCTCATTTCTTTATGACGTTAATTGTTCTCAGTTTTATCTACTGCTAACTATTTACTGAAAGATGATTCGATTTTTGCAACAGCACCTTCTGCAATGATAAGACGAGTTGCATTTACTAAGTCATAAGTATTTACTTGGCCAGCAGATACAACTTTTGTTTTTGGCAAATTGCGACCTGACAAATAAATGTTTTGGTTTTCTTCTGACAAAATCAACAATGTTTTTGTATCTACCAATGACAATGCGTTCAAGATTGACAAGAATGCTTTTGTTTTTGGTGCCTCGAATGAGAAATCTTCCAAAACAGAAACCTCTCCTGCTTGTGCTTTTGCAGCAAATGCCGACTGACGAGCTAAAGATTTTACTTTCTTGTTCAATTTGAATGAGTAGTCACGAGGAACTGGACCGAATACACGTCCACCACCCTTAAACAAAGGTGATTTCATTGAACCTGCACGAGCTCCACCCGTTCCTTTTTGACGCTTCAGCTTGCGTGTTGAACGCGAAACCTCTGCTCTTTCTTTTGCTTTGTGAGTTCCTTGACGTTTGTTAGCCAAGAATTGCTTCACATCTAACCAAACAACGTGCTCGTTTGGCTCGATTCCAAAGATTTCGTCAGAAAGCGTTACTTTCTTACCTGTCTCTTTGCCTTGTATATTTAATACTGATAATTCCATTTTCTTTAATGTGAAGATTTAAAAATTGAAGATTTGAAAAGTTGACTTTTAAAGCCCTAAGAGATATTCCAATCTTTCAACCTAAATCTATTTTTCAAGGATAACGTATGAATTTTTCGCTCCTGGTACTGAACCTGACACTACGATAAGGTTTTTGTCAGCATAAACTTTCAATACTTGCAAGTTTTGAACTTTTACGCGATTACCACCTGTACGACCTGCCATGCGAAGACCTTTGAATACACGAGATGGGAATGAACAAGCACCAATTGAACCTGGGTGGCGACCGCGGTTGTGCTGTCCGTGAGTTTGACCTCCTACACCACTAAATCCGTGACGCTTAACAACACCTTGGAAACCTTTACCTTTTGATGTTCCGATTGCATCGATGAAGTCACCTTCTGCAAATAACTCTGCCGATACGGTTTCTCCTAAAGCTAATGGGCTTTCAAAAGATTTGAATTCTACAAGCTTCTTTTTGGGAGTTGTGCCTGCTTTTTTGAAGTGACCTAATAATGGCCTAGAAGTGTGTTTTTCCTTCTTCTCACCATAGCCTAACTGAATAGCACTATAGCCTTCTTTTTCTACTGTTTTTACTTGCGTTACTACACAAGGACCGGCTTCAATCAGCGTACAAGGGATGGCAGCACCATCAGCATTGTAGAGGCTGGTCATACCGATTTTCTTTCCGATAATTCCAGACATTTTATTATTGAATAAAACGTTAAAAGATAAAATAATTAACTTATTTACAACGAGTTACGTATTCACCTAATAGATTCGACGTAAAACGGACTGCAAAGGTCGGAATTTTATTTGGCACTAACAAAAAAGTACACAAAAAAATTCTCAAAACTATTTGAGCGACAGAAAATTGAGGGATAAAGCGACAAGAAATGTGCGGACGGGCTTATACCCGTGAGACGAGTCCTGTGCAGCTTAATACTCAACTTTGCAAACTGGGCATTCAGTAAAGCAAGCCAGTATCAGTTCTGACACTATTTGCGACAAACTTGATTAGGCAATAACCTTGTGTTGTCTTTTCCTATGCTAGCACTCCAAATATTTCAACTTACTTAATTTCTTGCCGAGTTCTGCCAACCCTTTGCAAGACCATGTGAATTGGGGTGCCTTAATGGGACTGCAAAATTAGAGAATAGTTTTTGAAATACAATGAGTTATGAAAAATATTTTAAAAAAATATTAAAAAAAAACCACTACCATCGTTAGGCTTATACGATTGTATTTTTTATTGAAGGATTTCACTGAATTGCTACTTTATTACCTTTCATTTTATTACCAACGCTGTAGCCTATCTGGGCTTGTTGAAATATAAAATGATGAACTGTTATGTGTGCTGTGATTCAAATATCTACTTTTCCCCTTGGTTTCAATATTGATATATTGACGTTCTGATGCACCAATCGTTTTGAGTACATAAATAACATTGTTGTATTTGCTCAAATCTATTTTTTTCGATGTTACAAATCTCTTTAAGACCTATTAAGATACTCATTTCTAGGACATTGATATTATACTGTACACTTCTCTATTTCTTGATTCTATCAAAATACTAAGCATAGCAATAGCTGTGTAGGCACTGTCTACAGATTTTGGTTGTGCCATAGAGGTTATACGAATCGTTTGAATTTGTTTGTAAGCTGAAGTGTCTTGGATTAATACGTTGATACTTGAGCGTTTCGGCTATTGTAATTTGGGATTGTCCGTCAAGTCTAAAATAGGTCTATTGTTTGTATTGTAATTTTACTATTAGCTAGCAAATGGATTCGCTAGCTAATAGTAAAACAGTTATGCCGTAACCTAAAGGCTTTATAAATTGCCTTTTTTTAATTCTTTCACAGCAAAATCTACAGCTCTGGCCGACAAAGCCATATAAGTTAACGACGGGTTAACGTTTGAAGACGAGGTCATACATGCTCCATCGGTTACAAATACATTAGGACATCCCCAAACTTGGCTATGAGCATTCAGTACAGAAGTTTTGGGGTCTCGTCCCATTCGAGCCGTTCCCATTTCGTGAATACTTAGACCAAACCCTGGCTGGTTGTCGTAGGTTTCGATATTTTTAAAACCTGCTGCTTCTAACATTTCGGCAGCATCGTTTTTAATATCTACTCGCATTTTACGTTCGTTTTCGCCAAACTCGGCCGACATTTTTAAAAGAGGTTGTCCCCATTTATCTTTTTGCTCGTCGGTCAATGTTACCCTATTGGTATAAACAGGCAACGTTTCAGCAAAACCCATAATATCTAAGCCCCAATTGCCTGTTGGATGGGTATATTTGTCTTTAAAATCAGCACCAAACTCGTCATCAGACTCGCCACGAGCTTTCCAGCTACCTCCTTCATAGCCAAAACCACGTAAATAGTCACGTTTGTCGTTACCAACATTACGATAACGAGGAATATAGATAGCATTAGGACGACGACCATAATAATACTGATTATTAAAGCCATCATGTTCGCCACGGGCTCCGATACCAAAATGGTGGTCCATTAAGTAGTGGCCTAAAGCTCCGCTATCATTACCCAATCCATTTGGAAAACGTCGTGACTTAGAATTCATCAAAATATAAGTAGAACCTAAAGCAGAAGCATTCAAGAATATAATTTTTGCATGAAAATCTACCCATTCATGGGTATTTTCATCAATTACCCTCACGCCTGTTGCCTTACCTTTTGTGTCATCATAAATGATAGAATTAACAATAGAGTGAGGGCGAATAGTAAGATTACCCGTTTTACGAGCAGCAGGAAATGTAGCTGATTGCGAGCTAAAATACGCTCCAAATGGACATCCACGCATACACATATCTCTTAGCTGGCATTTAGCTCGTCCTAAAGCAAGCTGCTCTGGAGTAGGGTCGGTTAAGTTAGCCGTACGTGAGTGAATCACATGGCGGTCGGGGTATTTGGTTTTTAGGGCTTTTCCAAGATGGTCTTCTACACAAGTCATTGGAATAGGTGGCTGAAAAACACCATCGGGCAAATGAGGAATACCATCTTTTTTGCCTGCAATACCCACAAATTTTTCGACATAAGCATACCAAGGAGCTAAGTCTTTGTAACGAATAGGCCAATCAATACCAATACCTTCTTTGGCATTGGCCTCAAAGTCGAG
The DNA window shown above is from Flectobacillus major DSM 103 and carries:
- the rplB gene encoding 50S ribosomal protein L2; the encoded protein is MAVRKLKPTSPGQRQRIAPTFEEITTSKPYKPLLAPIKRTGGRNNLGHRAMRYIGGGHKRRYRLIDFYRDKFDVEATVLTIEYDPNRTARIALIEYADGEKSYIIAPTGLKVGQSVISSASAAPEVGNTMPLSSIPVGTIVHAIELRPRGGAELARSAGTYAQLLARDSKYATLKLPSGEMRMVLANCLATVGSVSNADHMNTNLGKAGRHRWLGRRPRVRGVVMNPVDHPMGGGEGRSSGGHPRSRTGLLAKGKKTRDKKKDSNRLIISRKKK
- the rplD gene encoding 50S ribosomal protein L4 is translated as MELSVLNIQGKETGKKVTLSDEIFGIEPNEHVVWLDVKQFLANKRQGTHKAKERAEVSRSTRKLKRQKGTGGARAGSMKSPLFKGGGRVFGPVPRDYSFKLNKKVKSLARQSAFAAKAQAGEVSVLEDFSFEAPKTKAFLSILNALSLVDTKTLLILSEENQNIYLSGRNLPKTKVVSAGQVNTYDLVNATRLIIAEGAVAKIESSFSK
- a CDS encoding GMC oxidoreductase — protein: MEAMKEKRTYDAIVVGSGVSGGWSAKELAEKGLKVLVLERGRMIEHVKDYHTAMTDPWDFPHGGQVPLEEMKNYPIHQRTGFTITESTKHHFTKDIDFPYIEEKRFDWIRSWQVGGKSLTWGRVSLRMSDLDFEANAKEGIGIDWPIRYKDLAPWYAYVEKFVGIAGKKDGIPHLPDGVFQPPIPMTCVEDHLGKALKTKYPDRHVIHSRTANLTDPTPEQLALGRAKCQLRDMCMRGCPFGAYFSSQSATFPAARKTGNLTIRPHSIVNSIIYDDTKGKATGVRVIDENTHEWVDFHAKIIFLNASALGSTYILMNSKSRRFPNGLGNDSGALGHYLMDHHFGIGARGEHDGFNNQYYYGRRPNAIYIPRYRNVGNDKRDYLRGFGYEGGSWKARGESDDEFGADFKDKYTHPTGNWGLDIMGFAETLPVYTNRVTLTDEQKDKWGQPLLKMSAEFGENERKMRVDIKNDAAEMLEAAGFKNIETYDNQPGFGLSIHEMGTARMGRDPKTSVLNAHSQVWGCPNVFVTDGACMTSSSNVNPSLTYMALSARAVDFAVKELKKGNL
- the rplC gene encoding 50S ribosomal protein L3, with the protein product MSGIIGKKIGMTSLYNADGAAIPCTLIEAGPCVVTQVKTVEKEGYSAIQLGYGEKKEKHTSRPLLGHFKKAGTTPKKKLVEFKSFESPLALGETVSAELFAEGDFIDAIGTSKGKGFQGVVKRHGFSGVGGQTHGQHNRGRHPGSIGACSFPSRVFKGLRMAGRTGGNRVKVQNLQVLKVYADKNLIVVSGSVPGAKNSYVILEK
- the rpsS gene encoding 30S ribosomal protein S19 encodes the protein MARSLKKGPYIDYRLDNKVVAMNDSGKKSVIKTWSRRSMISPDFVGHTFAVHNGNKFIPVYVTENMVGHKLGEFAPTRNFRGHIAKKDKGKR
- the rplW gene encoding 50S ribosomal protein L23, with amino-acid sequence MSIIKRPILTEKTQDLQKGGQYVFEVAGKSNKIEIAKEIKKMYGVDVTSVNTLRQFGKKKSRSTKTKITSGYTSTFKKAIVTVAKGEVIDFYEGI